TGCGATTGATGTAGACGACCTGGGCGGCGAAGGCCAGCAGAGCCAACACGCTGCCGACGCCGATCGCGAGCCCGGACGACAACCCGGCAAGTCCGACCAACAGCGTGACCACGAGCCCCGCCAGCAGTGCGTTCACGGCACCGACCAACGCCGCCGTCGTCAGCAGCATCTGCGCTCGCCCGGGCGCGCTGCCAACCGCCGCCCAGGTCGCCTGCGTGGAAACCTCGCCCTGCACCGCGTCGGCGAAGAACTTGTGATCGCCGGCCAGTCGACGGTGGTAGTAGGCCCGGATGCGTTGGATCCGCGCGAGATCCAGCTCGTTCTCCACCATGTTCTGCACGAGCCGCAGGAATGTGAGCATTCCGGTGATCACCAGCGTCGGCAGCACCGCCCCGAGGTACGGCCGGACGAGCGCGGCGTTACTGGCAACGAAGCCGAGCCCGATCAGCGCGGCAGAGAGCATGGACAGGAAGATCGTCGCCCGGCCCACCGACTCGGTGATGGTCGCGCTGCGCGAGGTCTGCAGCACGAAATGCTCGGTGGTGAGGGCGCTGAGCAACGCCTGTTCGCGTTCGCCGTCGTCCATGCACCTCACCGTCCGTGACTGACCGGGGTCATCGTCACGATACGAGCTTCGGGAAACGCCCGGACGGAAAACCGACGGTCATGCGCGGGACATTGAGCGTCGCCACCGCGACGCCGCCCGGCCGACCGAGACGCTGGGCCGACTCAGGAACTGGGCAACACCTGGTCAGTGGTGCTGGCCCCGGCGGAAGCGGTCGGCTCGCGCAGCGGAATGCCTCGCAGGTTGAGCACCATGACGAGGCCGACGCCGACGACCAGGGCGATATCAGCGACATTGCCGACAAAGAATCCGGCGTAGTCGATGAAGTCCACAACGTGTCCCCGGGCGAAACCCGGCTCGCGGAAGAGGCGGTCCAGCAGATGCGTCGCCGCACCGCCGAGCACCAACCCCAACGCCACCGCCCAGGGCCGCGAGGTGACCCGCCGCGCCACGACCGTCACCCCGACCACCGCCGCAGCCGCGGTGATCGAGAAGATCCAGGTGGACCCGGAGCCGATGGAGAAGGCGGCACCGGGGTTGTAAACCAGTCGCAGTTGCAGCAGGTCACCGACGACGGAGATGGTCTGGCCGGCGGACAGCGTGGACTGGACCCAGTACTTGGTGGCCTGGTCGGAGACGAGCACCAGGGCAGCGATCATCACAACGGCGCGGAACACACCGGAACCCTAACGGGTCGCCTCCAGAGCACACCAACGATGACCATCAGGCGGTGGGACGGTAGGTAGCGATGATCACGCCGGTTGTCGTCGGTACGGCCTCGACCAGTTCCAACGTGCCGTACGCGTCCTCACCCTCGGCGAACAGCTTCATCCCGGTGCCGAGCGTGAGTGGGTGGATCGACAGCGTGTAGACGTCGACCAGGCCGGCTCGGGCCAGCGACCGCACCAACTCGCCGCTGCCGAGCACGATCAGGTCGCCCTCGACGTCGCGCTTGAGCGTGGCCACGGCGTCGGCCGCGTCGCCTTCGAGCAGGGACGAGTTCTCCCAGGGCAGCGGCTCCGCCAGTGCGCGCGAGGCGACGTACTTGCGCCTCCGGTTGAGGACCTCGGTGTACGGGTTACCGTCGGTCTGCTTCGACCAGAAGCCGTAGAACTGCTCGTAGGTGCGGCGCCCGAAGAGCATCCCGCCGCCCTCGCTCATGCCCTTGCCCATCGTCTCGGCCATGACCTGGTCGGCATACGGGCGGGCCCAGCCGCCATACGGGAAGCCTCCCCGCGTGTCCTCGTCGGCCCCGCCCGGCGCCTGCATGACCCCGTCGAGCGTCACGTTCTGGACCACGACGACCTTGCCCATGATGCTCTCCTCGCGTAAGCGGCCGGCCCTTCGCCGGCCTCTCACCAGCTACACGAACGACCCGCCCCCGGATCGACAACACCGGGAAAAGCCACCTTGCCCGCGGCTGTTGCGTCGCTTCGACGGATCCTCCGCCCGGCCAGCCTTCTCCCGCTCCTGGCAGCGCAGCAGGTCGTGCCTCGCGCCCTACCTGGCGTCGGCCATCGCCGACGCGAACCAGCCGGTGATGGTGGTGGGGTGGGTGATCGCAGTGCCCACCACCACCGCCCACGCGCCGGCCCGCAACGCCTGCGCCGCCTGCGCCGGTGTGTGGATCCGGCCTTCCGCGATCACCGGCACGTCGATCGCGGTGGCGAGCTGGGCCACCAGATCCAGGTCCGGGCCGGGCTGCTTGCTGGTGTACGACGTGTAGCCGGCCAGGGTGGTGCCCACCAGGTCGGCACCCGCCGCGACGGCGGCGATTCCCTCGTCGAGGGTGGAGCAGTCGGCCATCACCATGGCTCCGGTCTGCTCGTGCACGGCGGCGACGGTCTCGGTGAGGGACCGGCC
The nucleotide sequence above comes from Micromonospora sp. NBC_00389. Encoded proteins:
- a CDS encoding N-acetylmannosamine-6-phosphate 2-epimerase, with translation MSTTDKPLRRQLGAPRRVRSLAMAAGAADGRSLTETVAAVHEQTGAMVMADCSTLDEGIAAVAAGADLVGTTLAGYTSYTSKQPGPDLDLVAQLATAIDVPVIAEGRIHTPAQAAQALRAGAWAVVVGTAITHPTTITGWFASAMADAR
- a CDS encoding dihydrofolate reductase family protein — protein: MGKVVVVQNVTLDGVMQAPGGADEDTRGGFPYGGWARPYADQVMAETMGKGMSEGGGMLFGRRTYEQFYGFWSKQTDGNPYTEVLNRRRKYVASRALAEPLPWENSSLLEGDAADAVATLKRDVEGDLIVLGSGELVRSLARAGLVDVYTLSIHPLTLGTGMKLFAEGEDAYGTLELVEAVPTTTGVIIATYRPTA
- the lspA gene encoding signal peptidase II — protein: MFRAVVMIAALVLVSDQATKYWVQSTLSAGQTISVVGDLLQLRLVYNPGAAFSIGSGSTWIFSITAAAAVVGVTVVARRVTSRPWAVALGLVLGGAATHLLDRLFREPGFARGHVVDFIDYAGFFVGNVADIALVVGVGLVMVLNLRGIPLREPTASAGASTTDQVLPSS